The following proteins are co-located in the Sandaracinaceae bacterium genome:
- a CDS encoding radical SAM protein: MRYQGRIYRPPSEADAYILQATVGCSWNHCTYCDMYRDKDFALRPLEESLEDLDAAAEASGGRIEKLFVADGDALVMPMDHWLPILERARARFPRLRRVSCYAMARNVRDKTDAELATLREHGLSTLYIGPESGDDATLKRIAKGDTFQGHVEAAQRAHAAGMKLSVIALLGIAPERAEAHAEATARLVTEMDPAYFAALTVTVVPGTPLATLRAKGKFEVPPVPALLQELRTMVDLARPTDALFRTNHASNYLPLGGRLPRDRERIVSVIDAALRGDIPLRDERHRGL, from the coding sequence GTGCGTTATCAGGGTCGCATCTACCGGCCGCCGTCCGAGGCCGACGCCTACATCCTCCAGGCGACCGTCGGGTGCTCGTGGAACCACTGCACCTACTGCGACATGTACCGCGACAAGGACTTCGCGCTGCGCCCGCTCGAGGAGAGCCTCGAGGACCTGGACGCGGCGGCGGAGGCGTCGGGCGGCCGCATCGAGAAGCTCTTCGTGGCCGACGGCGACGCGCTGGTGATGCCGATGGATCACTGGCTGCCCATCCTCGAGCGGGCGCGCGCGCGCTTCCCGCGGCTGCGCCGGGTCAGCTGCTACGCGATGGCGCGCAACGTCCGGGACAAGACCGACGCGGAGCTGGCCACGCTGCGGGAGCACGGGCTGAGCACGCTCTACATCGGCCCCGAGTCGGGCGACGACGCCACGCTCAAGCGCATCGCCAAGGGCGACACGTTTCAGGGGCACGTCGAGGCGGCGCAGCGGGCGCACGCGGCGGGCATGAAGCTGAGCGTGATCGCCCTGCTGGGCATCGCGCCCGAGCGGGCCGAGGCGCACGCGGAGGCCACGGCGCGGCTGGTGACCGAGATGGACCCGGCCTACTTCGCGGCCCTGACGGTGACCGTGGTCCCGGGCACGCCGCTCGCGACCCTGCGTGCGAAGGGCAAGTTCGAGGTCCCGCCCGTGCCCGCGCTGCTGCAGGAGCTGCGCACGATGGTCGACCTGGCGCGCCCGACGGACGCGCTCTTCCGCACCAACCACGCGAGCAACTACCTCCCGCTCGGCGGTCGGTTGCCGCGCGATCGCGAGCGCATCGTCTCGGTCATCGACGCGGCGCTGCGCGGCGACATCCCCCTCCGCGACGAGCGCCACAGGGGTCTCTGA
- a CDS encoding NAD(P)/FAD-dependent oxidoreductase, which yields MQEQAQEQEQVVICGGGLAGLTLARQLRRQLPGVSVVVVDRQARPLPEATHKVGESSVELGSRYFEHTLGLRDYLLEQHLVKNGLRFFPGGGHLPLAQRTELGPPQLPVVPSFQLDRGRFENDLRAFCEEDGVTLIEGVGVKDVRLAASDTSDLHEIELEDGRVLTARWVVDASGRRRLLTRKLGLGEDSGHHAHAAWFRLDGRLDVGHLVPEEESAWHGRDLDGIRWLSTTHLMGEGYWAWIIPLSSGKTSIGIVAHGEVHDFTSMNTLERSLAWLEAHEPVLREKIAAFEVADFRCLKDYSYTSTRCLSADRWAAVGEAGLFVDPFYSPGSDFIALANVHTGELIRRELAGEDIRAHAEFVDWFYRRLAAISTETYSHAAKVYGQPRVMAAKIYWDNFNYWAFVCQYFFQGLWALDLDGQKRFVDVAQRFASLNLRAQRLFAAWAARAADAPDGKSVVLPPIPSMLANLHLDLEREMSPDETLAYMDEKADAAEELLTDLLLRAAAEVGDAVVAESGASDWPLAGLDARVAAEDGPKRGRRRRLSKLARDVERCLGPVNGSVLEAGRRLRPAPLHAGA from the coding sequence ATGCAGGAGCAGGCGCAGGAGCAGGAACAGGTCGTCATCTGCGGCGGCGGCCTCGCGGGCCTCACCCTCGCCCGCCAGCTGCGGCGTCAGCTGCCCGGGGTCTCCGTCGTCGTCGTCGACCGGCAAGCGCGGCCGCTGCCGGAGGCGACGCACAAGGTCGGCGAGTCGAGCGTGGAGCTGGGCAGCCGCTACTTCGAGCACACCCTCGGGCTCCGCGACTACCTGCTCGAGCAGCACCTGGTGAAGAACGGCCTGCGCTTCTTCCCCGGCGGCGGACACCTCCCGCTCGCCCAGCGCACGGAGCTCGGCCCGCCCCAGCTGCCCGTGGTCCCCTCGTTCCAGCTCGACCGCGGGCGCTTCGAGAACGACCTCCGCGCCTTCTGCGAGGAGGACGGCGTCACGCTCATCGAGGGCGTGGGCGTGAAGGACGTCCGGCTCGCCGCGAGCGACACGAGCGACCTGCACGAGATCGAGCTCGAGGACGGGCGCGTGCTCACCGCGCGCTGGGTCGTCGACGCGAGCGGCCGCAGGCGGCTGCTCACCCGCAAGCTCGGGCTCGGCGAGGACAGCGGGCACCACGCGCACGCGGCCTGGTTCCGGCTCGACGGGCGCCTCGACGTCGGCCACCTCGTGCCCGAGGAGGAGAGCGCCTGGCACGGCCGGGATCTCGACGGCATCCGCTGGCTCTCCACCACCCACCTCATGGGCGAGGGCTACTGGGCGTGGATAATCCCGCTCTCGAGCGGCAAGACCAGCATCGGCATCGTCGCGCACGGCGAGGTCCACGACTTCACGTCGATGAACACCCTCGAGCGGTCGCTCGCGTGGCTCGAGGCGCACGAGCCCGTCCTGCGCGAGAAGATCGCCGCCTTCGAGGTGGCCGACTTCCGCTGCCTCAAGGACTACAGCTACACCTCCACGCGGTGCCTGTCGGCCGATCGCTGGGCCGCGGTGGGCGAGGCGGGACTCTTCGTCGACCCGTTCTACAGCCCCGGCTCGGACTTCATCGCGCTGGCCAACGTGCACACGGGCGAGCTGATCCGGCGCGAGCTGGCGGGCGAGGACATCCGCGCCCACGCCGAGTTCGTCGACTGGTTCTACCGACGCCTCGCCGCGATCTCGACCGAGACCTACAGCCACGCCGCGAAGGTCTACGGCCAGCCGCGCGTGATGGCGGCGAAGATCTACTGGGACAACTTCAATTACTGGGCCTTCGTCTGCCAGTACTTCTTCCAGGGCCTGTGGGCGCTCGACCTCGACGGCCAGAAGCGCTTCGTCGACGTCGCGCAGCGCTTCGCCTCGCTGAACCTCCGCGCCCAGCGCCTCTTCGCCGCGTGGGCCGCGCGCGCCGCCGACGCCCCGGACGGCAAGAGCGTCGTCTTGCCGCCCATCCCGTCGATGCTCGCCAACCTCCACCTCGACCTCGAGCGCGAGATGAGCCCCGACGAGACCCTCGCCTACATGGACGAGAAGGCCGACGCGGCCGAGGAGCTGTTGACCGATCTCCTGCTCCGCGCCGCGGCCGAGGTCGGCGACGCGGTGGTCGCGGAGTCCGGCGCGAGCGACTGGCCCCTGGCCGGCCTCGACGCCCGCGTCGCGGCCGAAGACGGCCCCAAGCGCGGCCGCCGCCGCCGCCTCAGCAAGCTCGCCCGCGACGTCGAGCGCTGCCTCGGCCCCGTCAACGGCTCCGTCCTCGAAGCCGGCCGCCGCCTCCGCCCCGCCCCCCTGCACGCCGGCGCCTGA